TATCTGAAGCAATCTACCTTTTAAGTGCTGGATCTAGTGATTTTgtccaaaattattatattaatccTCTTTTCAACAAGAGATTTACGCCTGATCAATTCTCTGATATTCTCATACAATCATATTCACATTTCATTCgggtaatttcttttttaattctaTAGTTGTATCTTACATTGCATGGAAACAAAAACGTTGAAACAGAAAACGCCAGAAATTTCCGACGGAATGACCGACGGTTATTCCATACGTATTTATTTACCACCGATGGACATTTCGTGGATAACTATCGACGATTTTCTTGTCGCAAACATATCTTCTTTGCGCCATAATTTCATCGAGAAAatgttcaaaacatttgtattttgcCGATGGAAatatatttagcgacggaatattcTATCGGTAATTGAGTGATGGCCTCAAATTTCAGTCGCTAAATATTTCTCATCCCAGGTGTTGTGAGAATAAATTCCATCCAGAACCGTTAAACCCGTTTATCGACGGATTTTCCGGGGCTAAATGAATGTTTTCTAATAGTGAAAAAACAAACTTATTAAAGAGAGTATTAAAAGTGTTTTCAGAAATGAAAACAAAACATCAAAACGTATAATTTAAGAAGTTTTTATGCAATATAGGCTTGTAAGTAGCGATCTATTTGCTAAACTCTCATTGTGCACAGGAATTGTACTATTTGGGAGCTCGAAGAATTGGAGTAACATCGTTGCCTCCTCTCGGATGCTTGCCTGCAGCTATTACGATATTTGGCTTTGATAGCAATGAATGTGTGGCAAGGTTAAACAGGGATGCAGTATCCTTCAATAACAAGCTCAATGCCACATCTCAAATTCTGCTAAGCAAGCTGCCAGGAGCGAAAATCGTCGTTTTCGACATCTATCAACCTCTTTATGATCTTGTTACAAAACCTTCTGATTATGGTACATACAATCTTCTGACACTAATATATAATTGCCTCATCTAAACCATAGTCGGAATCTCATCTAACAGCTTGACCTTTCAATtgaattgattatttaatatgATATCATAGAAGATCTGGCCGGATTTGTTTGCTACTTCGTAttaatcaaatttcaatttcagAGAAATTTAATTTCAAGCGGCAGTATGTTCAGTCCCGGCTGCACTTGTTATTTTAGCAACGTGGGGAGACTCCACAAGTGTAACCGGGACTAGATATCCTGTTTTTACTAGAAACTGAATGATTAATATGACACGGACAACACAAGGACTGGTGGCTATAGTTCTATTATCTCTGATTAATAAGAGAACCTGAAAGGCGATACTCAATTATTTGATGATTTGGTGTTGCAGGATTTGTCGAGGCAAGAAAAGCTTGTTGCGGAACCGGATTATTAGAAACATCTATATTATGCAATTCCAAGTCGATCGGAACTTGTGCAAATGCATCTCAGTATGTATTCTGGGACGGTTTTCATCCGTCGGAGGCTGCAAATAAAGTCTTGGCAGATGACTTGCTTGCCAGTGGCATCGCTCTCATTACCTAAATAGCACTCAAAGTTTGTCTATTTTGCTTCATTTTCTGTTGCAATACTTATTAAAGAGGGTATTTTATCAACTGTGTAACTTCATTTTGTGCAATACTCAGTAACATTGATAAATGAATCAAAATAAGACATTGCATTTATTTCTTGTATTGCAATTTGCAATCAAATGTAGCTTATGAAATTAAAGATTTCAATCATAAAATATGAAGGCTAGGATCTATGCATATCAAAcgaataaaaacaaaagaaaactgAAACTACCAGTAAGTTCCGCTAAAGCGACTATGTGCCAAATCTCTCACATCCTCCCCCAAACTCTCCCAAACTCTCCCTCTTCTTCCGGTCAAATTCAATTCGCcaatattttgttatttttatgaaGAAGAATGATTCTGTTACTGTACGTCTACCTATGTAGCACGGGGACGGATACGGAAAAACTGGACGCAGACATGCcgaaacaattttattttaaggttttctatgttaaaaatgaagtttcctAACAGAAACGCCAAGTTTCCGACAATGTTCTCAAAATGGGAAACATTGATTGAATAAAGTATCCAGGCTACTTAGCTGTCTACTGAAATAAATATAGTAGAAAGATAAATCCAGAGATCAATGTTTTGAATataccttcttcttcttcttcttcctcttgaGTTGGCTGTTACAATCTTGAATGCTGTTTGTGCACCCTAATTTTCTCTTCATTTGCTTCCACATGCTAGTCTTCTCTTTTTTCAATTCTTGATTACTGCAACAAACTTCCTTTCTCATCGCACTGCATTTTCTCTCCAAATCACTCAATTTTAAGCTCATTTTCCCCATCTGATTCattacttcttcttcttcatcatcaccACCCTCTAGTTTCACATCAttctcatcttcttcatcttttattttttcatgaaCCTGATTTGCTATTAAGCATCTCATTTTCAACTGTGACACAAACAGTATCTGCACGACAAATCTCAACGGCAATCTTCCATTGCTGACCGCATGTTCGCAAGCTTCAGATGACATTTTATGACAATCCAACATGCTGCATACTTCCTCTCTTTCTGCTTCTGTTAAATATTTATGCTTGTCTAAGTAAATATCGATACCTCTGTATATTCTATCTGCAGTTTTATGAGTTGCTGATGTTGCTGCAGTCGATATCTCGATAATCGCGATGAACGTGTCGATTTTCAAATCTATATCACTAGAAACCTCCACCAAGAATTCTTCTATCAGTTCCGCCACGGAGTTTAGGCCAGAAGTAGTACGGCTGTTGTAGTTTTCGTAAAAATGCTTCACTATTCTCTTCAGACATTCAGTTTCATATTTTGCTTCTTTAGTATTATAGCCTTGAGAGAGCATTACTAGGTCTCTGACTGTTGCTTGTTCGAGCTGCTTTCCAATTCGAATCTCGAGACCATTTCTACATTCATTACTTGATTCACAAGAAATTGCGAATTTGAGCAGTATGAACAATAACGGGCAGGGGATTAGTCCATTTTCATTAGGCAGAAGGCTTTCCACTGCTTCAATCACATCTCTTGGGGAATTTCGTTTGAGAATCGAAATATTCTGGCCTCCTTCACTGTTAGAGACGACCCATTTCTCTGCATACTTATAAAGAGAAACAGCCGTGTACTCTTTTGGGACTTTACGCTGAATCATTGTCCGAATAATGGGCTGATATAGCTGAAGTGGAAGCACTGTCAGATCTTCTAAATTCCCACCAAGATCAAAGAGCCTTCTCCTCGAATTTCGCTTATAGTCTTCTTCCTCCTGCTCCTCATCTCCGCTATCCTCCTCACTTGTTGAATTCAGCATCGGATCTCCGAGAAGGTGAGGCTTAACTAGTGCTTTTTCGACAAGAGACTCCACGCAAGCgttaaacaaacccaaacgcATTGCTTCTTTCAAGGATCTACCAGCGAAACGTAAAGATTTGATAGTTTCATCCCAACTAGAAAGGATTTTTTCGTCAAAGAACCTTAATACCATTTCAAGAAGATTGTTATTGCTGTAACAGTCAGTCATCTCCAAGTAATTTGCGATGCAAATGAGTGAGATGACATTCTCAGAAGAGAAATTGAGCTCATATCCATGGCAGAATCTTTCAACAAGCTCAAGAATATCTGTATCAGTAGGAATATGTTGGAGAAGACTAGAATATTTTACATTAGGATTTTCTTTGAGCATGGCAGATACCTTCGCTGATCTTGCTGCCAGCTttttcaaagtaaaaaaaaaaaaaaacagaatcaGATTCACATAGAAAATAACTAAAATCAGATAATTTTAACAAGAAAAAACAGCTTACTATTTTCAAAGATGAGGGCACATTATGTGCAAGAAACTGCTCATCCGGTTGGTATGTAGTCTTGGGCAAcctaagaaaataataattaaagaacGATATAAACATATAAGGAGGGGAAAAAAAGTTCATAACACTAATAAATTATGAACTTTCGTAATATCCGCTGTTCCGAATTACAATTAATGacattttctttaaattatcAAAGTTGAAGTTCGTGTTAGCATTGCAAAGCACGCATTCATGATATATTGTGCAATTacctaaaaaaaaaatcaatcaataaatgattaaaaaaaattaccaagaGGACACAGCAGTCTTGCCTATCTTTTGATAGTGTCTGTGATTAGAATAGCGAAATAATTCCATTAGAGTGCAGTAGAGTTTGTGTGTAAATAAAGATAAGTTTGTTTTagtataaaaaagaagaaagcagctgaaatataaagaaaaatatgaatttaGTTACATATGAAGAACAGAATCAAGAATTCAGCTGTAAAGTAGTAGACTAGACTCTTTCAAACTTACAATTTTACTGCTTCTGCTACATAATAAATCTTTATAAAACAGAAAAATTAAATCCCACAACGttcacattttatttaaaatatatattttctcaGATTTTTCTCCCATACTTTAGGAATTCTGTTATTTTCGTTATATACTGATACTGACTCACTGATGTACTGACTGTAATGCACCCAACCAATAAAAAGCTGCCAGCTAGACTTTTACACAAagtaaagttttaatttttcgaGAATTGAAACGGAGTCGTTTAAGGCAACCAACGACGCGTCATCTGGCtttgaaaaattttaaatatggcGAAATtgaaagaaagagagagagcGGGAAATGGATTACAGTTTAGCAGCGTTGAAGCTGCTCTGCGCGCAGCTTAAAGACGCACGCGAAGCGCCTTCTCAAAACGCCTTAACTCTAGGCGCCATTTTATTCCAACGCGCTTGGTTACAGGGAATCGTAGTCTTTAACGACGACGAAGGCCGTCTTCTTCTGGATGACGGTACCGGCGTAATCCAGCTTTCTCTCTCCGGCGACTTCCTATCCCGCCGCTGGGAATTAGGTTTACGTTCCCATTTGTTAAACTTGTCTTCTTTTTATTCGTTTGCATTTCTTTTGGTAGTCTTAAATTTGAATTCCTTCTTTTTGTGTTTGTATGTAGGAATGTATGTTATGGTGATCGGTGGTTATTTTGCCGCTGCAGATGAAACGCCCATGATTAAGGTATATTTTAGAAGATTTATgagaaaaattaaagtttttatatctttatggattataactaaaaaaaaaaattattttaatcaagTTTATTTAAACTGTAGAGATTTCGGtgattatatattttgttgtttttgtgaACGCCacattttactttattttattttgttatgtaATATGGCTACAATACCAAAATAATTCATcaatttatagtttaaaaacataaaaaattaaataaaaaataattattttgtaaaaaaatccaaatcgaTCATCACATTTACATAAAATGGATCTAACACAGCTACATCACTAAAATACATTTTCTctcttaaatattataattagattAAAGTTGAATGAATAATTTTAGATTAAACTCTAGttgatcaaattaaatttttgacaagAATTGATGAAATCATaaggatttaatttttttttcttaattattaggattttatacataaattaaaattagcgCTCTGTTTCCTGACTTGTTCGGATTTTGGTTTGGGGTGTGTGTTTATCTTTAATTAGGTTCACAAAATTGTTGATCTTTCATCATCTCCGGATCGAGAAGCTATGTGGTATCTTGAAGTTATGGAGGCTTATAAGCTGTTTTACCAGCCTCTGATAGAAGATTTCATGTGATGTGAATGAATCTAATCAAAATTTCTTGTATAGCTAGCCAAgtagaattttgaattttgcaTCTTCTGCTATGAATGACTAAgaattataattgtattttgtttttctgtATTTTAACATTTCTCGCCGTATGCAGTTGAGAGTAACAATTGGGTGTGTTATCAAGTTGAAATACCATTAAACTCAAATTTAAGCTCGACTCAATTCTAATGTACAAAACTCAAAACTCAACTGAAATTCAACCGAGCTTCGTTTTAGAAGCTTCAACTCACATTGTatgtattaatatttaaaaattaaatctaggtataaaaagaattgaaaatacatataattactaaggatgaaaaaaaatattaaccaaaGCTCAATTAAACTCGCAAGTCAGTAAATCAAGCATCTTGAACTCAAGCTCAACTCAATTAAAATCGAGCCAATTTTGAGTACTTTCTTGGATCTATTATGAATAGTCCACAAGTTGACTCAACTAGGTAACACTCCTACAAACAGTCTAGTTCATTTCTTAATTGTTTATAGCATCTTCTGTACAAACTACATAATAAGTTATGTTCAGTAACAACCTAGCTACTTGCAAAAATTTGGAGGCTCAAACTTCTTTAGCATATGCGCATTGAGCTGATCGAGTTGCATTAGGTTTTTGACGTTTTCTCAGCTGATTTACCTTGATCCCCGTCAGAAATAGAGAAATTTCTTGAAAGCTAAGCTATCCAGCGTACAGATATAAGTACTCTAATCCTTTTAAATGAAATTCGAAACCTGATATTCCCACTGGGTAATTCTACAAGTTGCATATAGAACAATGAGGAAGGCGATTATGAGATCAGTTCACAGTACTGGATCTGGAAACAAACACGGAGCATTAGAAACTTTTAACCTTTCATTTGCAAATAAATCCATTTAGTCGGTCATTTGACAAGTagaaaattttaagaatttaattacTGATATTCTCATGTACAAATGAATTCTACAAAATTTTGTGAACATCTTGTTCACTCACcgtattagataaaaaaaattatggagtAAGGAATTAGGTGCCTGATTTAAGCACTGAATGCCTACATGAATATGTAGCAACCAAAGAAatatgagtaaataataaactaACAGTTAATTAAGAATGAGAGTTGCTGATACTCAACTTGGTTGTTTAAAAGGTCAATGCATATGCATTGATGTGTTGTAGTATTAGCTTTTTCTAGCATACATCCCCAAATACATATGACCCACTTCTCTCCTCCAAATCATGGTAAATGAACGTATCCGAAcatgtaaataaaaatatttggtccTTAAGAACATCAAGTCCCAAGATACCAGAGCCATCATAATTGAGAACAATTTACAATGCAACCCTATATTTATGTACATTTCTAggtcatttttttttttccaaagtaGTAAGTTTTGACGGAAAATTTGGGTCTAAAAAAcatctaatcactcaaaaaattcaaacgttttactaATTCTAAGcagaacttttaattttatccactATAGCATACGACTTAaagaattttgttttaattgtaacCAAGTCTGCCCAGTGAAATCAATTgagtctaattttaatttatttacatgACGGACATTGCATAGTTATCTTTTCTTAGATTTTCCTTTTCTTCATTCAATGAGAGGACTGGAGTACAATAGGCTatcaaattcaattaattcaattagCATAGTTGgcttataattaaaacaaaatcctTCAATCggattataattgataaaattaaaaggtttaactAGACTTGATAAAAGTGGATAAACTTTTGGAGTTTTAAATCATTGGACCCTGATAAAAAAACTAAGTCTTGCTAAATACTTAGATCATAACACAGAACAGGATACAGATGTTCGCGGTATAGTTAATGCATCTAAAACTATTATAATTCACTCTCGCAGAATGCCTAAAAGACAATAAGACATGCACACACCACTTTGCTGCGAGCAACAACAGCAGAGACAGAGATAGATAGAGAGAAGAGCTTACTCAATGTGTTTGTGACAGCTTTTCATCAATCCACCAACTTTTACATTAATGTCATAATGTTCTTCCATGTCATCACCTTCCTTGTGGCCTTTTGATGTGATCCACTGATTTAAAATATTGACTATTCTTCGAAGCTGTGGAAAAAGTCAAGGACAGAAAACATTGCATGTCGCGTGTGAAATATAAGAAGATGATTACTATTACCCCTCATGTTAGGTTAAAATTAGAGTTTTTAATCTATAgttaaaaaaaagagttaaatgCAAATGAAATTACAAATTTTAGTGTGATTTGCAAATAAACATGAACTTCAAAACTTGGCAAAATCAGTCACCAACTTTCATGTTTCGGCGAATCGAAACACTGATATTTTCCATTGAAAAGAGTGAAA
This region of Mercurialis annua linkage group LG1-X, ddMerAnnu1.2, whole genome shotgun sequence genomic DNA includes:
- the LOC126666071 gene encoding GDSL esterase/lipase At5g22810, with product MEFSNSIFYFLFCVIFVLVSMANAQSLVPAMFIFGDSVVDAGNNNRLYTIVKSNFPPYGRDFVNHRPTGRFCNGKLASDFTAENLGFTSFPPAYLSQKAKGKNLLIGANFASGASGYSDSTAKLYHAIPLTLQLQYYKDYQKKMMRIAGPSNASAIISEAIYLLSAGSSDFVQNYYINPLFNKRFTPDQFSDILIQSYSHFIRELYYLGARRIGVTSLPPLGCLPAAITIFGFDSNECVARLNRDAVSFNNKLNATSQILLSKLPGAKIVVFDIYQPLYDLVTKPSDYGFVEARKACCGTGLLETSILCNSKSIGTCANASQYVFWDGFHPSEAANKVLADDLLASGIALIT
- the LOC126666070 gene encoding BTB/POZ domain-containing protein At5g17580-like codes for the protein MELFRYSNHRHYQKIGKTAVSSWLPKTTYQPDEQFLAHNVPSSLKILAARSAKVSAMLKENPNVKYSSLLQHIPTDTDILELVERFCHGYELNFSSENVISLICIANYLEMTDCYSNNNLLEMVLRFFDEKILSSWDETIKSLRFAGRSLKEAMRLGLFNACVESLVEKALVKPHLLGDPMLNSTSEEDSGDEEQEEEDYKRNSRRRLFDLGGNLEDLTVLPLQLYQPIIRTMIQRKVPKEYTAVSLYKYAEKWVVSNSEGGQNISILKRNSPRDVIEAVESLLPNENGLIPCPLLFILLKFAISCESSNECRNGLEIRIGKQLEQATVRDLVMLSQGYNTKEAKYETECLKRIVKHFYENYNSRTTSGLNSVAELIEEFLVEVSSDIDLKIDTFIAIIEISTAATSATHKTADRIYRGIDIYLDKHKYLTEAEREEVCSMLDCHKMSSEACEHAVSNGRLPLRFVVQILFVSQLKMRCLIANQVHEKIKDEEDENDVKLEGGDDEEEEVMNQMGKMSLKLSDLERKCSAMRKEVCCSNQELKKEKTSMWKQMKRKLGCTNSIQDCNSQLKRKKKKKKVYSKH
- the LOC126664974 gene encoding uncharacterized protein LOC126664974 encodes the protein MDYSLAALKLLCAQLKDAREAPSQNALTLGAILFQRAWLQGIVVFNDDEGRLLLDDGTGVIQLSLSGDFLSRRWELGMYVMVIGGYFAAADETPMIKVHKIVDLSSSPDREAMWYLEVMEAYKLFYQPLIEDFM